Proteins from one Haliaeetus albicilla chromosome 4, bHalAlb1.1, whole genome shotgun sequence genomic window:
- the NEMP2 gene encoding nuclear envelope integral membrane protein 2: protein MSPARPLRRWQRPRARPGPGLGLLLLALAGAAGGSGQAPSAGRNCSFLQEMDVIQKQDENCYCYVQNRTIHLQYIWSTLQVKVNSREMFRFEPISEKSNCRNSETVFEFAACAVQIFWKPETSMETFMSIKQYGEDICFKIQPFKTEPYTVSVKRKMLDGKLLFLFVAGIFLFHFANSLSRSTKFFYLSGIILGVLALLVFVLLTLKRFIPRHSTFWILMSGCWMSSLYFIYCFKENMQWLWSEHRNYLLGYFLAVGITSFAICYQHGPLTSELSITLFTWTLQLTAFVLIYCGVTIPQVAYALIAVSLCSKGLCYPLGAACHIGRKMKNHFKSKKLVFKYLTEEEYREQGETETIRALEELRSLCRNPDFPSWLAISKLQSPHRFAGFILGSPHISPAETKAHDEEYGIGSFFLEEQLFETRAESEQDDPANSIHEGDEEDEDEMHKQISFPYATELL from the exons ATGAGTCCGGCGCGGCCGCTCCGCCGCTGGCAGCGCCCCCGggcccggccggggccggggctggggctgctcctcctggcgctggccggggcggcggggggcagcgggcaGGCGCCGTCAGCAG GTAGAAACTGTAGCTTTTTGCAGGAAATGGATGTAATCCAGAAACAGGATGAAAACTGTTACTGCTATGTGCAAAACAGAACCATTCACTTACAGTACATTTGGTCGACTCTTCAG gtAAAAGTTAACAGCAGAGAAATGTTCAGGTTTGAGCCTATTTCGGAAAAAAGCAACTGCCGTAATTCAGAAACTGTTTTTGAGTTTGCTGCATGTGCTGTTCAAATCTTCTGGAAACCAGAGACATCTATGGAAACTTTCATGAGCATAAAACAATATGGAGAGgatatttgtttcaaaatacagcCCTTCAAAACCGAACCATACACTGTGAGTGTGAAACgaaaaa tGCTAGATGGAAAgctcttgtttttgtttgtagctggaatttttctgttccattttgcAAACAGCCTGAGCAG GAGTACCAAGTTCTTCTACCTTTCTGGAATAATACTGGGTGTTCTTGCTCTGCTAGTCTTTGTCCTGTTGACACTTAAAAGGTTTATTCCAAGG cacAGTACTTTCTGGATCTTAATGAGTGGCTGCTGGATGTCCTCtctatattttatttactgcttCAAAGAGAATATGCAGTGGTTGTGGTCTGAACACAGAAACTATTTGTTAG GGTATTTTCTGGCTGTTGGAATTACCAGCTTTGCCATTTGCTATCAGCATGGACCGCTTACCAGTGAACTGAGCATAACCTTGTTCACGTGGACGCTACAATTAACAGCCTTTGTCTTGATTTATTGTGGTGTGACCATACCTCAAGTTGCGTATGCGCTAATTGCAGTCAGCCTCTGTTCAAAAGGCCTGTGTTACCCCCTTGGTGCTGCTTGTCACATAGGCAG AAAAATGAAGAACCACTTTAAATCAAAAAAGTTAGTGTTTAAATACCTTACTGAAGAGGAGTATCGAGAACAAGGTGAAACAGAAACTATCAGAGCTCTGGAGGAGCTACGCTCATTGTGCAGGAACCCTGACTTCCCATCATGGTTAGCTATATCCAAACTCCAGTCACCACACAG GTTTGCAGGTTTTATTCTGGGATCTCCCCACATCTCACCTGCAGAAACAAAGGCACATGATGAGGAATATGGCATTGGGAGCTTCTTCCTGGAAGAGCAGCTCTTTGAGACAAGGGCAGAATCTGAGCAAGATGATCCAGCCAATTCCATCCATGAAGGAGatgaggaggatgaagatgaaATGCATAAACAAATATCATTTCCATATGCTACTGAGTTGCTCTGA